The following are encoded in a window of Nitrospiraceae bacterium genomic DNA:
- a CDS encoding tetratricopeptide repeat protein, with product MQVCVGVYFIMMAAGGCASDKPAPLTALAPPPNVDTQVLQVMTEGKRLFDEGRWEAARQQFQVAVQQQADLAEAHYNLALCMDKMGDQAGAKKHFIEAANLAPGNKVIWNSPPLRRYGNVPDAPTQATSAPVIPGFGGGATPGGGGRGF from the coding sequence ATGCAGGTATGCGTTGGGGTCTATTTCATCATGATGGCGGCAGGAGGGTGCGCATCCGACAAACCAGCGCCGTTGACAGCCTTGGCCCCTCCTCCAAATGTGGATACCCAAGTGTTGCAGGTTATGACCGAAGGCAAGCGCCTCTTTGACGAAGGCCGGTGGGAAGCGGCACGACAACAATTTCAAGTTGCTGTCCAACAACAAGCCGATCTGGCGGAAGCACACTATAATCTCGCTTTGTGCATGGACAAAATGGGCGATCAAGCCGGCGCAAAGAAACATTTTATTGAGGCTGCCAACCTTGCTCCCGGTAATAAAGTGATTTGGAATTCCCCACCGCTCCGACGGTATGGCAATGTTCCCGATGCCCCTACGCAGGCTACCTCGGCTCCGGTCATTCCGGGATTCGGCGGGGGAGCGACTCCAGGCGGCGGGGGTAGGGGTTTTTAG
- a CDS encoding prolipoprotein diacylglyceryl transferase: MPYPDIDPVFFRIGPLALRWYGLMYLLGLAGAYWLIKSRAATKNVSLPPQQLSDLIVYAAFGVFLGGRLGYVLFYNLPFYLDHPLKIFAVWEGGMSFHGGLIGTCIAIWIFCKTRGFPVWPIADLAAGAAPIGLGFGRMGNFINGELFGRPTDVEWCMVFPHGGPECRHPSQLYEAGLEGVALFVLLWIINRRSTPPGTMFWTFICGYGVARFIVEFFREPDSHLGFIFQWITMGQLLCIPMIAVGVFMILRGYKRA, from the coding sequence ATCCCCTACCCGGACATTGATCCGGTGTTTTTTCGTATCGGGCCCCTGGCTCTTCGATGGTATGGCCTCATGTACCTTCTGGGACTGGCAGGAGCCTATTGGCTCATCAAGTCCAGAGCCGCCACAAAGAATGTCTCTCTCCCACCACAACAATTATCCGATCTTATCGTCTATGCCGCCTTTGGCGTCTTTCTCGGGGGGCGATTGGGATATGTGTTGTTTTATAACCTTCCCTTTTATCTGGACCATCCCCTCAAAATTTTTGCGGTATGGGAAGGGGGAATGTCATTTCACGGCGGGCTGATCGGCACATGTATCGCGATCTGGATCTTTTGCAAAACCCGCGGATTTCCTGTTTGGCCCATCGCCGACTTAGCCGCAGGAGCGGCTCCGATCGGGTTGGGCTTTGGACGGATGGGGAATTTTATCAACGGAGAATTATTCGGGCGGCCGACCGATGTTGAATGGTGCATGGTGTTCCCCCATGGCGGCCCTGAGTGCCGACACCCCTCGCAACTCTATGAGGCAGGCTTGGAAGGCGTTGCACTCTTTGTTCTTTTATGGATCATCAACCGCCGATCCACCCCACCGGGAACCATGTTTTGGACCTTCATCTGCGGATATGGAGTCGCTCGCTTTATTGTAGAATTTTTCCGTGAACCCGATAGTCATTTAGGGTTTATTTTCCAGTGGATCACGATGGGTCAGTTACTCTGCATCCCGATGATTGCGGTCGGCGTCTTCATGATTCTTCGGGGCTACAAACGGGCATAG
- a CDS encoding Rieske 2Fe-2S domain-containing protein, which translates to MSELVRIAKIDEVEEGKGMVVEAGEKCLALFKVDGAFHVIDNTCLHRGGPLGEGDVEGETVSCPWHGWEYNVKTGHCLTNPSSHVRSYPTVVEDGEVKVDLSQA; encoded by the coding sequence ATGTCGGAGTTAGTGCGTATCGCGAAAATAGATGAAGTGGAAGAAGGAAAAGGAATGGTGGTGGAAGCCGGTGAGAAATGTCTGGCCCTTTTTAAAGTGGATGGAGCCTTTCATGTCATCGATAACACCTGTCTCCATAGAGGGGGGCCTTTAGGTGAGGGCGATGTTGAAGGGGAAACGGTGTCCTGCCCCTGGCATGGGTGGGAGTACAATGTGAAAACCGGACATTGCCTGACGAATCCCTCCAGTCATGTGAGATCCTACCCGACCGTCGTTGAAGATGGAGAAGTGAAAGTCGATCTGTCCCAGGCATAG
- a CDS encoding ABC transporter permease: protein MWNFIIRNVAQRLVLLVIVSFLAHSFIHLAPGEPSEVDPMNPRMKPEDIAKIRAAFHLDDPLYMQYAYWIRDLASGELKSFKDSQPVLPKIWDRFLNSLPLFILATILVWTWAFPAGIYGAVFRGGLYDRLTVFSSYALISVPGFFLSFLAILWVVGWLGVPVISIKTFGMEHAQPAYQLMDRIWHLVIPSVMTAIGGIAVLSRYVRSQMLEVLGQDYVRTARAKGLQEDTVIYGHALGNALLPFVTMFGLLLPGLIGGAVIFEQIFAWPGLGRLAYEAILSRDFPIIMTLNFIAAVLTLLGTLISDILYAVVDPRIRLD from the coding sequence ATGTGGAATTTTATTATTCGTAATGTTGCTCAACGATTGGTTCTGTTGGTTATTGTCTCTTTTCTGGCCCATTCCTTTATTCATCTGGCTCCAGGGGAACCCAGTGAAGTGGATCCCATGAATCCACGGATGAAACCGGAAGATATCGCCAAGATTCGCGCGGCTTTTCATTTAGATGACCCGCTCTACATGCAATATGCTTATTGGATAAGGGACCTGGCTTCGGGGGAACTCAAGTCGTTCAAGGACAGCCAACCGGTCCTCCCTAAGATTTGGGATCGATTTCTGAATTCCTTGCCTTTATTTATTCTGGCCACGATTCTGGTGTGGACATGGGCCTTCCCGGCCGGGATTTACGGGGCGGTCTTTCGAGGCGGACTGTATGACCGGCTGACCGTGTTTTCGTCGTATGCGCTTATTTCGGTTCCGGGGTTTTTTCTGTCGTTTTTAGCCATTTTGTGGGTAGTAGGATGGTTAGGGGTTCCGGTGATCAGTATCAAAACTTTCGGAATGGAGCATGCGCAGCCCGCCTATCAATTAATGGATCGTATCTGGCATTTGGTCATTCCATCCGTCATGACCGCGATCGGCGGGATCGCGGTGCTGTCTCGCTATGTCCGCTCTCAGATGTTAGAGGTGTTGGGACAGGACTATGTCCGGACCGCCAGGGCAAAAGGCCTTCAGGAAGATACCGTGATTTATGGCCATGCGTTGGGGAATGCTCTATTACCGTTTGTGACCATGTTCGGCCTTCTGCTCCCCGGGTTGATTGGCGGGGCTGTGATCTTCGAGCAGATTTTTGCCTGGCCGGGGTTGGGACGGTTAGCCTATGAAGCCATTCTTTCAAGGGACTTTCCTATTATCATGACGCTCAACTTTATCGCCGCAGTGCTGACCTTATTGGGTACATTGATTTCGGATATTCTCTATGCGGTGGTGGATCCCAGGATCCGCCTGGATTGA
- a CDS encoding sigma 54-interacting transcriptional regulator, translating to MGEMGSSSRSNGAEIILDCISDGVITIDLQKRVTFLNRAMQKMLGYNVDAAGTLLACDVLIQSNICSTKECVLERALQGERVSNFEAMVRRRDGVHIPVSINTDFLLDKEGKLIGLIEVIRDISLVRELSAKVEEVSELKHRLGEQTKLDNMVGRCPRMQDIMAKLPIIAASKSSVLITGESGTGKELIACALHAHSPRKHAPFVVVNCSSLSEGILESEIFGHVKGAFTNAYFDKPGRFEIANGGTIFLDEIGEMSVATQVKLLGVLERGQFERVGSNDTITVDVRVIAATNRNLEEAVQQGRFREDLYFRIRVIPIVLPPLRERTGDIPLLVNHFLEKFNREMGKHIVSLSPQCLTALSRYPFPGNIRELQNMIEHAFVCCEGDTIQFEHLPADLHRYCWEHREWTDSESLEALERQAICRALEKSGWRLKDASQQLGIGRSTLWRKVKQYGITQTT from the coding sequence ATGGGTGAAATGGGATCATCGTCTCGTTCAAACGGTGCCGAAATCATTCTGGATTGCATTAGTGACGGCGTGATTACGATTGATCTGCAGAAACGTGTGACCTTTTTGAATCGGGCGATGCAGAAGATGCTGGGGTACAACGTCGATGCGGCGGGGACACTCCTAGCCTGTGATGTCCTGATCCAGAGTAATATCTGCTCGACGAAGGAATGTGTCCTGGAGCGGGCGCTTCAGGGAGAGCGGGTGTCGAATTTTGAAGCGATGGTTCGTCGACGTGATGGCGTCCATATTCCGGTGAGCATTAATACCGACTTTTTATTGGATAAGGAAGGCAAGCTGATCGGGTTAATCGAAGTCATTCGTGATATTTCGCTGGTTCGCGAGTTAAGTGCCAAGGTGGAAGAGGTGTCGGAGCTCAAACATCGGCTGGGAGAGCAGACCAAGCTGGATAACATGGTTGGTCGGTGTCCTCGCATGCAGGACATTATGGCCAAATTGCCGATCATCGCCGCTTCGAAATCCTCCGTTCTCATCACCGGAGAAAGTGGAACGGGCAAGGAATTAATTGCCTGTGCGTTACACGCCCACAGTCCGAGAAAGCATGCCCCTTTCGTCGTGGTGAATTGCTCAAGTCTATCTGAGGGCATTCTGGAGAGTGAAATATTCGGTCATGTCAAAGGAGCCTTTACCAACGCGTATTTTGATAAACCGGGCCGGTTTGAAATTGCGAATGGTGGCACGATTTTTCTTGATGAAATCGGGGAGATGAGTGTCGCCACCCAAGTGAAATTATTGGGAGTTCTTGAGAGGGGGCAGTTTGAGCGGGTTGGATCCAATGACACGATCACGGTGGATGTGAGAGTAATCGCGGCCACGAATCGGAATCTGGAAGAAGCTGTTCAGCAGGGACGGTTTCGGGAGGATTTGTATTTTCGTATACGGGTGATTCCGATTGTGCTGCCCCCCCTACGCGAGCGAACGGGGGATATTCCCCTGCTCGTGAATCACTTTCTCGAAAAATTCAACCGCGAAATGGGTAAGCATATTGTCAGCTTGTCCCCGCAATGTTTAACGGCGCTCAGCCGGTACCCGTTTCCCGGCAATATCAGGGAATTGCAGAATATGATCGAGCATGCCTTTGTGTGCTGCGAAGGGGATACGATTCAATTTGAGCATCTTCCAGCCGACCTCCATCGGTATTGTTGGGAGCATCGGGAATGGACGGATTCCGAATCACTGGAAGCCTTGGAGCGACAAGCCATTTGCCGGGCGTTGGAAAAATCAGGTTGGCGGCTGAAGGACGCTTCTCAACAGTTAGGAATTGGGCGATCGACTTTGTGGCGGAAGGTCAAACAATATGGAATAACTCAAACAACGTAA
- a CDS encoding peptide ABC transporter substrate-binding protein yields the protein MFVKRLLLFIPLTLVLFLLQSYFWVPTYEHQAAGNPDRLVTYIEASSGDAKILNPILNADSASSNIVSHVFEGLLDLDEDLKLRGRLATDWQITEQAYLLVNPHHRFPDGSEVTGSELFRKIHEAWKAGTIEGLQERVQSIELLPSGQRSEPVSLLVPNAEGTPQLKELSVTIDVPERVAFTLSEVDQDLFDRLTPVLGERYFEHFPYDAFIHPQEPVSKELEEPLRAKFPDILPVGEHNPTILFHLRQGVKFHDGHVLDAGDVKFTYESIMNPKNLSPRTPDFEPIKTVNILDPSTIQIVYKRLYSPAINAWTMGILPEHLLNAEALAREKQERGLSEEAQKTFGMRESLFNRHPIGSGRFEFVEWQGDEFIHLRRYEDYWEGPAEYHEYYMRIIPELFTQEVEFRTGAVDFYAAQPHQVDRYKNDPSYQWFSSLGFAYTYIGYNNRKPLFADPKIRTALGMAINVDEIITYLVYGEGERTTGPYPRNTEWYDQTIQPLPYDPQGAVAIFENAGWKMNRDGWLEKDGKIFEFNLITNNGNPIRKNLMTIAQNAWKKIGVKVNTQVFEWAVFLNDFVNTGDFDAVVLGWSMGIDPDLYQIWHSSQAGPQQLNFVGYNNPRADALIVRIRQEYNRDRQEQLTHELHRLIHEDQPYTFLYAPLSTRVLDKKIVLVEKGPDGKEQFKKIYPTKSGDITFYFHKWRKLEFTPKFSLDG from the coding sequence ATGTTTGTCAAACGTCTTTTGCTGTTCATCCCGTTGACTCTTGTCCTTTTTTTGCTGCAATCCTATTTTTGGGTTCCTACCTACGAACACCAGGCTGCCGGTAATCCGGATCGTTTGGTCACCTATATTGAGGCGTCCAGCGGGGATGCCAAAATTCTCAATCCTATCTTGAACGCGGATTCTGCCAGCTCCAATATTGTGAGCCACGTGTTTGAGGGGTTGCTGGATTTGGACGAAGACTTGAAGCTTCGGGGCCGATTGGCCACCGATTGGCAGATTACGGAACAAGCCTATCTCCTGGTTAACCCGCATCACCGCTTTCCGGATGGATCGGAAGTGACAGGGAGTGAGCTTTTCCGGAAGATTCATGAGGCTTGGAAGGCTGGAACCATTGAGGGGTTGCAGGAGAGGGTGCAATCCATTGAATTATTGCCTTCCGGGCAACGATCGGAACCCGTCTCACTCTTGGTGCCCAATGCGGAAGGCACACCTCAGCTCAAAGAGCTCTCCGTGACCATTGACGTACCGGAACGAGTGGCATTTACCCTCTCGGAAGTGGACCAGGATTTATTTGACCGCTTAACGCCGGTTCTCGGGGAGCGGTACTTTGAGCACTTTCCTTATGACGCATTCATTCATCCTCAAGAACCGGTTTCCAAGGAGTTGGAGGAACCCCTGCGGGCCAAATTCCCTGATATTCTTCCCGTGGGCGAGCATAATCCCACCATCCTGTTCCATCTTCGCCAGGGTGTGAAGTTCCACGATGGGCATGTCCTCGACGCCGGAGATGTGAAGTTTACCTATGAATCCATTATGAATCCAAAAAATTTGTCTCCACGGACTCCGGACTTCGAGCCGATTAAAACCGTGAATATTCTGGATCCCTCCACCATACAAATTGTCTATAAACGCCTCTATTCCCCGGCCATCAATGCGTGGACGATGGGGATCCTCCCCGAGCATCTTCTCAATGCCGAGGCCTTAGCCCGTGAAAAACAAGAGCGCGGATTGTCGGAGGAGGCTCAAAAGACATTCGGGATGCGAGAGAGTCTGTTTAATCGACACCCCATCGGCAGCGGGCGCTTTGAGTTTGTCGAATGGCAGGGAGATGAATTTATTCATCTTCGACGGTATGAGGACTATTGGGAAGGGCCCGCTGAATATCATGAATATTATATGCGCATCATTCCCGAACTGTTCACACAAGAAGTGGAATTTCGTACGGGCGCGGTCGATTTCTATGCGGCTCAGCCTCATCAGGTTGACCGGTATAAAAACGATCCAAGCTACCAATGGTTTAGCAGCCTGGGATTTGCCTACACCTATATTGGTTATAACAACCGAAAACCGTTATTTGCGGATCCGAAGATCAGGACAGCTCTGGGGATGGCGATTAATGTTGACGAGATCATCACCTATCTTGTGTATGGAGAAGGCGAACGGACGACCGGGCCCTATCCCCGAAATACCGAATGGTATGATCAGACAATCCAACCTCTTCCTTACGACCCTCAAGGAGCCGTTGCGATTTTCGAGAATGCCGGATGGAAAATGAATAGGGACGGGTGGCTCGAAAAAGATGGGAAGATTTTTGAGTTTAACCTCATTACGAATAACGGGAACCCTATCAGAAAAAATTTGATGACCATCGCGCAGAACGCCTGGAAAAAGATCGGTGTTAAAGTGAATACACAGGTCTTTGAATGGGCCGTGTTTTTGAACGATTTTGTGAATACCGGAGACTTTGATGCGGTTGTGTTGGGCTGGAGCATGGGCATCGATCCCGATCTCTATCAGATTTGGCATTCCAGTCAGGCCGGGCCGCAACAATTAAATTTTGTGGGGTACAACAACCCGCGCGCTGACGCGCTCATTGTCCGGATCCGCCAGGAATACAATAGAGATCGACAAGAGCAATTAACGCACGAGCTTCATCGGTTGATTCATGAGGACCAACCCTATACCTTTCTCTATGCCCCGTTGAGTACGCGGGTCCTGGATAAGAAAATTGTGCTGGTCGAAAAAGGGCCGGATGGGAAGGAACAGTTCAAAAAGATTTATCCCACCAAAAGCGGGGATATCACGTTTTATTTCCATAAATGGCGGAAGCTCGAATTCACGCCGAAATTTTCCCTTGATGGGTAA
- a CDS encoding ABC transporter permease, producing the protein MKHAQAETPQKAGLASLDVEGLAPQETPWEEFLRIFTKDYQALFGFWVLVLLLLMALSGKVLTEWWVVFDPEAVRLTDKFLPPLSVPSPDSLPEDRPFGGVYLMGTDELGRDVFARMFQGSFVSLSIGFVAVGISLGIGILLGGLSGFYGHVKLWFITVDTLIMRFTDAMMCFPTFFLILTAVALLPPSIYTIMIIIGLFSWMGTARFVRAEFLSIREQDYVTAAKALGIPEGRIIFRHMVPNALAPVFVSATIGVASAILTESGLSFLGFGVPPPYATWGNILSDGKGFVFDAPWLFFIPGLAIFLVVLAFNLVGEGLREALNPKLRSR; encoded by the coding sequence ATGAAGCACGCGCAGGCCGAGACTCCACAAAAAGCCGGTTTGGCCTCCCTCGATGTGGAAGGTCTGGCTCCGCAGGAAACGCCCTGGGAAGAATTTCTTCGCATCTTTACCAAGGACTACCAGGCCCTCTTCGGTTTTTGGGTCCTCGTGCTGCTTCTGTTGATGGCGTTATCCGGAAAAGTGCTGACCGAATGGTGGGTGGTGTTCGATCCCGAAGCTGTACGACTGACCGATAAATTCCTTCCCCCGCTGTCTGTGCCTTCTCCCGATAGCCTTCCGGAGGACAGGCCGTTTGGCGGTGTCTATCTCATGGGCACGGATGAATTGGGACGTGACGTGTTTGCCCGAATGTTCCAGGGTTCGTTTGTGTCTTTATCCATTGGATTTGTGGCTGTCGGAATTTCCCTGGGTATCGGCATTTTGTTAGGCGGACTGTCCGGTTTTTACGGGCACGTGAAATTATGGTTTATCACGGTCGATACGCTGATCATGCGGTTTACCGATGCCATGATGTGCTTCCCGACATTTTTCCTCATTCTTACGGCCGTGGCTCTGCTCCCGCCGAGCATTTATACCATCATGATCATTATTGGATTATTTAGCTGGATGGGGACGGCCCGATTTGTGCGGGCGGAGTTTTTGTCCATCCGTGAGCAGGACTATGTGACTGCAGCTAAAGCCTTAGGGATCCCGGAGGGCCGAATTATTTTCCGTCATATGGTGCCCAATGCCCTGGCGCCGGTCTTTGTGTCCGCGACGATTGGGGTGGCCTCCGCCATTTTGACGGAGTCAGGGTTAAGCTTTTTAGGGTTTGGAGTGCCTCCGCCTTATGCCACATGGGGAAATATTTTATCGGATGGTAAAGGGTTTGTGTTCGATGCGCCGTGGTTATTCTTTATCCCGGGCCTGGCAATTTTTCTGGTGGTGCTGGCCTTTAACCTTGTTGGAGAAGGCCTGCGTGAGGCCTTAAATCCGAAACTGCGAAGCCGGTAG
- a CDS encoding Mrp/NBP35 family ATP-binding protein, producing MADEQNPPGPATPPNQPGGNPLPGVKHIIAVSSGKGGVGKSTVTVNLAVALKQQGYAVGLMDADVYGPNIPLMIGVSKEPGKDGDKILPAEGQGVKVISMGFFVPEDTPVVWRGPMVHSAIQQFFRDVVWGELDYLLIDLPPGTGDVPLTLSQLVPLTGAITVTTPQEVALQDVRKGMTMFKKVNVPLLGVIENMSYFVCGHCHERTEIFSTGGGERAAQKFEIPFLGRIPIDPAIREGGDKGTPIVSNDPSSPQAQAFLQIAKALTANIEQAEKGNGDAAPSISSLLKKITDPLKKS from the coding sequence ATGGCTGATGAACAAAACCCGCCCGGTCCCGCGACCCCACCCAATCAACCTGGAGGGAATCCATTGCCGGGCGTGAAACACATCATTGCGGTGAGCAGTGGCAAAGGCGGAGTCGGCAAATCCACGGTTACCGTAAACCTGGCAGTTGCGCTTAAGCAGCAAGGCTATGCGGTAGGATTAATGGATGCGGATGTGTATGGACCGAATATTCCTCTGATGATCGGGGTGTCAAAAGAGCCTGGAAAGGATGGGGACAAAATTCTGCCTGCCGAGGGGCAGGGAGTGAAAGTGATTTCCATGGGATTTTTCGTGCCGGAAGACACGCCCGTGGTGTGGCGTGGACCCATGGTTCATTCGGCGATCCAGCAATTTTTTCGTGATGTGGTCTGGGGGGAACTGGATTATTTGCTGATCGATTTGCCTCCTGGGACTGGAGATGTGCCTTTAACCTTGTCGCAATTAGTGCCGTTGACCGGAGCGATTACTGTGACCACTCCGCAGGAAGTGGCTCTGCAGGATGTGAGGAAAGGCATGACGATGTTCAAAAAGGTGAATGTCCCGTTGCTCGGGGTGATTGAAAATATGAGTTATTTTGTTTGTGGACATTGTCACGAACGGACAGAAATTTTTTCGACTGGTGGTGGGGAACGTGCCGCTCAGAAATTTGAGATCCCATTTTTAGGACGAATTCCGATTGATCCGGCTATCCGGGAGGGGGGAGATAAAGGTACTCCAATTGTCAGCAATGATCCCTCGTCGCCCCAAGCCCAGGCCTTTCTTCAGATTGCCAAAGCCCTGACGGCCAATATCGAACAGGCGGAAAAAGGGAACGGGGATGCTGCGCCCTCCATTTCCAGTTTACTTAAAAAAATTACTGATCCCTTGAAGAAATCTTAA